The Dissulfurirhabdus thermomarina DNA window CCTTCATCCAGACGGCCAACTACTTCGACAAGCGGTTTCTCGCCTGGGACGGCGAGCCCAACCAGGTCCCCACCCGCGACAAGCGTTACATCTGGGTGGACACCTACGCCCGGTGGCGCATCACCGATCCCCTCAAGTTCCTCCAGCGCCTCCGTGACATCCGGGGGGCCCAGTCGCGGCTGGCGGGGATCCTGAACGGCGAGACCCGGAACACCATCGCCAAGCACGACCTCATCGAGCTGGTCCGAAGCACCAACCGGACCCCGGCGGCCGACGACGTCCACGCCAGCGGGGCCCAGGAGACCTTCGGCCAGATCCGGTTCGGCCGCGAGAAGCTCAGCGCCGAGGTCCTGGCGGCCGCGGCCCAGCGTACCTCCGACCTCGGGATCGAGATCCTGGACTTCCGCTTCAAGCGCATCAACTACGTGGAGGAGGTCCAGCGCGAGGTCTACGCCCGGATGATCTCCGAGCGCAAGCGCATCGCCGAGCGCTACCGGTCGGAGGGGGCGGGCGAGGCCGCGCGGATCGCCGGCGAGAAGGAGCGGGAGCTCAAGCGCATCACCTCCGATGCCTACCGGAAGGCCCAGGAGATCAAGGGAAAGGCCGACGCCGAGGCGGCCGACGTCTACGCCGCCGCCTACAAGCGGGATCCGGACTTCTACCGCTTCGTGAAGACCCTCGAGACCTACCAGTCCACCGTGGACAAGGACACGGTGCTGGTGCTCACCACGGACGGCGAGCTGTTCCGTTACCTCAAGCAGGTGCGGTAGGGCCCGCCGCCGCCCGCCGGTCAGCCGGCGGGCATGGCCCGGGCCAGCATCTCCTCGCAGGCGGCCCGGATGTCCGCCATGAGCCCGGCCTCGGCGAAGCTCGTGAAGCGGCCCGCCTCCCCCACCACCAGGTGGTCGAGGACCCGGATGTCGAGGAGGCGGGCGGCGAGGTAGAGGTTGCGCGTCAGCCGGATGTCCTCCGGTGAGGGGTCGGTGTTCCCGGAGGGGTGGTTGTGGGCGAAGACCAGGGCGGCGGCGTGGCGGGCCAGCGCCGCCTTCACCACCTCTCGGGGGTAGACGGCGCTGGCGGTGAGCGTCCCCTCGAAGAGGGTCTCGACGCCGAGGATGGCGTGGCGGGCGTCGAGGAAGAGGGCGAGGAAGCGCTCCCGCTTCCGGTCCGCCAGGGCATGGCCGAGGTAGGCCGCGACGTCCGCCGCCGCGTGGACGTAGGTCTTCCCCTCGATGCGGCGCTCGAGGAACTTGCGGGCCACGGCGTGGACGAAGCGGAGGGCGAAGACGTTCTTCGGACCCACGCCCGGGACCCGGCGGAGCTCCTCCGGGGCGGCCTCCAGGACCGCCGGCAGGGAGCCGAAGCGGGCCAGGGCGGCCCGTGCCCGGTCCTTGCAGTCCTGGCGCGGGGTGCCGAAGCCGAAGAGGACCTCGAGGATCTCGGCGTCGGTGAAGGCGCCGAGGCCGTTTTCGAGGAACCGCTCCCGGAGCCGCTCCCGGTGCCCGGCGCCTCGCCGCTGCCAGTCTTTCTTGTCCATCCGGGGATCCCTCCCGGCCCGTGATATAATGGGAGAACGGGCCGGGTTCAAGGGCGGCGCCCGGGGCAGGGGTGACGGATGTTCGAGTGGACGGGCAGCGGCGACGGTGCGGTGGAGGCCTGGCGGATCGAGGTGACGGGCACCGTCCAGGGCGTGGGTTTTCGCCCTTGTGTCTTCCGGGAGGCGGTCCGGCTCGGGCTCTCGGGCACCGTGGCCAACATCCCCGGGGGGGTGGAGATCCGGGTGGAGGGGCCCCGCCGGGCCCTGGAGGCCTTCTGCCGGAGGCTCCGGGAGGCGCCGCCCCCGCTGGCCCGGATCCGGTCCCTCACCGTCCGCCCGGAGGCGCCGGGGCGGGCGGGCACCGGGTTCCGGATCCTCTCCAGCCGGGAGGACCGTTCGGCGGCGG harbors:
- the hflC gene encoding protease modulator HflC, whose product is MKQFSLGLLLLVLLLAVSVVGGAFYLVNEAEQVVITQFGKPVGRPITEPGLHVKLPFIQTANYFDKRFLAWDGEPNQVPTRDKRYIWVDTYARWRITDPLKFLQRLRDIRGAQSRLAGILNGETRNTIAKHDLIELVRSTNRTPAADDVHASGAQETFGQIRFGREKLSAEVLAAAAQRTSDLGIEILDFRFKRINYVEEVQREVYARMISERKRIAERYRSEGAGEAARIAGEKERELKRITSDAYRKAQEIKGKADAEAADVYAAAYKRDPDFYRFVKTLETYQSTVDKDTVLVLTTDGELFRYLKQVR
- the radC gene encoding RadC family protein produces the protein MDKKDWQRRGAGHRERLRERFLENGLGAFTDAEILEVLFGFGTPRQDCKDRARAALARFGSLPAVLEAAPEELRRVPGVGPKNVFALRFVHAVARKFLERRIEGKTYVHAAADVAAYLGHALADRKRERFLALFLDARHAILGVETLFEGTLTASAVYPREVVKAALARHAAALVFAHNHPSGNTDPSPEDIRLTRNLYLAARLLDIRVLDHLVVGEAGRFTSFAEAGLMADIRAACEEMLARAMPAG